The DNA segment GCCTCGCCCGAGAGCACATCGTCGATGGCCCGGACGATCTCCTCGCCGTCCGCGTCCTTGGTCAGATAGCCACGGGCCCCGGCCTGCAGGGCAGGAAAGAGCGAGTCGTCGTCCGCATAGGTGGTGAGCACCACGACCTGGGTACCGGGGTGCTCGGCTCGGATACGCCGGGTGGCCTCGACACCGTCGCAGCGCGGCATCCTCAGGTCCATCAGCACGACGTCGGGGTCGAGTTCGGCGACGAGGCGGACCGCGTCCGCACCGTCTGCTGCCGAGCCGACGACCTCGATGCCCGGCAGGAGTCCCAGCAGCATCACGATTCCCTCGCGCACCACCGTCTGGTCGTCGGCGACCACTACCCGTGTCACCGTGCGTGCCGTCATGCGGGCACCCGCAGCCGCACCACGAATCCCTCCTCATCAGGGCCGGATTCCAGCGTTCCGCCGAGGAGTTCGGCGCGCTCCCGCATCCCGAGCAGACCGTATCCGGAGCCGCTGACGGCGAGTTCGCCGGGCTTGCCGCGGCCGCCGAAATCACGCACCTCCAGGCCCACGTCGTCCCTCGCGTAGTCCAGCCGCACGCTCACCCGTGCCCCCGGGGCGTGCTTGCGCACGTTCGTCAGCGCCTCCTGGGCAACCCGGCGGACCGCGAGGCCCGCCTCCGCCGGTAGGGCACGCCCCTCGCCCTCCACCTCCAGCCGAAAGCCCTCAGCGGCCGCCAGGCGCCGCAGAAAGTCCTCGACCGGGATCATCTCCCCGCGCAGCGCGGAAAGCGCCTCACGGGTGCCGGACAGCCCTTCACGGGCCATCCCCCGGCACGCCACCACCCGGTCCAGGAGCTGGTCACGGTCGGCCTCGAGGTCCGTGCTGCGCTGGATCAGCAGTCGTGCCGCCTCCAGGTGCACGAGCTGGGCGCTCAGGCTGTGGGCGAGGACGTCGTGGATCTCGCGTGCGATCCGTCCGCGTTCGGTGAGCGCCGCGGATTCGGCCTCCGCCTTGCGGGCAGCCCGTTCCTGGGCCAGCAGCCGCCGGGCGTTGCCGCGTGCCTCGGCGTCCTGTCGTACGACATAGCCCGCCAGCGCCAGACCCACGGTGGTCGCGGTGGTGGCGATCCAG comes from the Streptomyces angustmyceticus genome and includes:
- a CDS encoding response regulator transcription factor, whose product is MTARTVTRVVVADDQTVVREGIVMLLGLLPGIEVVGSAADGADAVRLVAELDPDVVLMDLRMPRCDGVEATRRIRAEHPGTQVVVLTTYADDDSLFPALQAGARGYLTKDADGEEIVRAIDDVLSGEAGLAPKIQRRLLERFAEPVRPLSPPDEAPDGLTAREVEVLRLVAEGQSNPEIAGTLHVSTATVKTHINNLFAKAGLRDRAQAIHYAYRHGLAQPPR
- a CDS encoding sensor histidine kinase, giving the protein MPMNSWTSWPLRESLSREGISGARVWAGRAVRVMVVAVLVWITLKGPGFRGWGRVAACAGMALSILVFRGFFRTTLARRLWPSIGLFAVLEAAAFGFAFAGAPTPAIVLWCACAVVAMERLPLNAAVPCAAAALGAFAVMDHDNWIATTATTVGLALAGYVVRQDAEARGNARRLLAQERAARKAEAESAALTERGRIAREIHDVLAHSLSAQLVHLEAARLLIQRSTDLEADRDQLLDRVVACRGMAREGLSGTREALSALRGEMIPVEDFLRRLAAAEGFRLEVEGEGRALPAEAGLAVRRVAQEALTNVRKHAPGARVSVRLDYARDDVGLEVRDFGGRGKPGELAVSGSGYGLLGMRERAELLGGTLESGPDEEGFVVRLRVPA